In one Plasmodium vivax chromosome 4, whole genome shotgun sequence genomic region, the following are encoded:
- a CDS encoding replication factor C subunit 1, putative (encoded by transcript PVX_002575A) has translation MSFKGKKLFDDDSSDGGRKRKRLKKVSSSLFDDDDNDHNNSNTYGKDLFNRGGDSHASESKSVVEIKDDEDAEQQDAYHTTGSTSNRSLPKKSASKPMYQDITSYFKSSSKKTEDQAEEDAEADQIGGGHQGKGPARGNTSLFDVESKKFKKEAPHTGTGLKREREDDLTIMLDEHKYKKKNTSPGKGKTKEEPDYINSGGSTTKKKNLSSLATPGGSNNREDAANKFDYLPFHNLKFVLTGVFKNFSRDELQSKIKEHGGSVMSAVSSKTHYLIHGEYLEDGRMYNEGKKYQKAFELQKMSKSIIKILNEEQLLQMMPQEKDQTPKGGDAGDGEDDPDGFEKRQQSDSTKIRSESGNSGGMSGGNSYNRAVHSEQKNPPSGGAPTEQREVLNQLWVEKYRPKNLNELVGNNQNVLKLKNWLASWDDVCIKGLKKQVTKTFRGVYENVNARCALLSGSAGIGKTTTAKIVAESSGYSVIEFNASDERNKAAVEKISEMATGGYSIASIKSRKLTKTCIIMDEVDGMSSGDKGGSAAILKLIEKTKCPIICICNDRQNAKMRTLANKCYDLKFTTPNKNSVVKRLLEICKQEDIMMEPNALELLWESTNGDLRQMLNALQLLSKTYKRIQFLDLKKELNNSNKNIQSLANPFEITLKLLNFHESSKLKVREIMDLFFVDYELIPFFISENYTNVFNDNDKSASSINKWNAYSQISYDLALAERIKYNMKTTMDFSLLPHFSILSCVCPVMRIKMLKSFMSGRINFPSAFGKISTFNKNKRLLNEVCFNMSYKLNVCPKHMVTSGFLNYIYAQIISPLLSNNIPKAIQLMEEYNVTKEMITENIPCLRLPTQENLYDKLDSKIKASFTRLYNASHVIKNDPNMMRKGLKSTEKKSSFKLNEYESDEDMDELSESKEEKDDDVLVKTKVDKKPAAKGKATPRSKAKKR, from the coding sequence ATGAGCTTCAAAGGAAAGAAACTTTTCGATGACGACAGCAGCGACGGGGGGAGGAAACGAAAGCGACTGAAGAAGGTGTCCAGCAGCTTGTTCGACGACGACGATAATGATCACAATAACAGCAACACTTACGGGAAGGATTTGTTTAACCGAGGGGGAGACTCCCACGCATCTGAATCCAAAAGCGTGGTCGAAATTAAGGACGACGAGGATGCCGAGCAGCAGGATGCCTACCACACCACGGGAAGCACGTCCAACAGGTCGCTGCCCAAAAAGTCGGCAAGCAAACCCATGTACCAAGACATAACGTCCTACTTCAAATCGAGTTCCAAGAAAACGGAGGACCAGGCAGAGGAAGATGCGGAGGCAGACCAAATTGGAGGCGGCCACCAGGGGAAGGGCCCCGCACGAGGAAACACAAGTCTCTTCGATGTGGAAAgcaaaaagtttaaaaaggaagcccCCCATACGGGCACCGGGCTGAAGAGGGAGAGGGAAGATGACCTGACCATCATGCTAGACGAACacaagtataaaaaaaaaaacacctctCCAGGGAAAGGCAAAACCAAAGAAGAACCAGACTATATCAATAGCGGCGGGAGcaccacaaaaaaaaaaaacctctcCTCCTTGGCCACCCCCGGTGGAAGTAACAACAGGGAAGATGCAGCCAACAAATTCGATTACCTCCCCTTTCATAACCTCAAATTTGTGCTTACTGGGGTGTTTAAGAATTTCTCTCGAGACGAGTTACaatcaaaaattaaagaacATGGGGGAAGCGTTATGTCCGCTGTGTCGTCCAAAACGCATTATCTCATTCATGGCGAGTACCTGGAAGACGGCCGGATGTACaacgaggggaagaagtaccAGAAGGCCTTCGAGCTCCAGAAGATGAGCAAATCCATTATTAAAATTCTGAATGAGGAGCAGCTGCTGCAGATGATGCCGCAGGAGAAGGACCAAAcgcccaaggggggggacgCGGGCGACGGGGAGGACGACCCGGACGGCTTCGAAAAGAGGCAGCAGAGCGACTCCACGAAGATTAGAAGCGAGAGTGGAAACAGTGGTGGCATGAGCGGTGGAAACAGCTACAACCGCGCTGTGCACAGCGAGCAGAAGAACCCACCCAGCGGCGGCGCACCTACGGAGCAACGCGAAGTCCTCAACCAACTGTGGGTGGAGAAGTACAGACCCAAAAACCTAAACGAACTGGTGGGGAACAACCAAAATGTGCTCAAGCtaaaaaattggctagcCAGCTGGGACGATGTCTGCATAAAGGGGCTCAAAAAACAAGTGACCAAAACGTTCAGAGGGGTGtacgaaaatgtgaatgccAGGTGTGCCCTTTTGAGTGGCTCCGCAGGAATTGGGAAAACGACGACTGCAAAAATTGTGGCGGAGAGCTCCGGATATAGCGTTATCGAATTTAATGCGTCCGATGAGAGGAACAAAGCGGCGGTGGAAAAAATCAGCGAAATGGCCACCGGGGGGTACTCCATTGCTTCCATTAAAAGCCGCAAATTAACCAAAACGTGTATAATCATGGACGAAGTGGATGGCATGTCCAGCGGAGACAAAGGAGGTAGCGCAGCCATCCTTAAGTTGAtcgaaaaaacaaagtgcCCAATTATCTGCATATGCAATGATAggcaaaatgcaaaaatgagaacaTTAGCCAACAAATGCTACGATTTAAAATTTACCACTCCAAACAAAAATAGCGTCGTGAAAAGGCTCCTCGAAATATGCAAGCAGGAGGACATCATGATGGAGCCAAACGCATTGGAACTTCTATGGGAAAGCACCAATGGAGATTTGAGACAAATGCTAAACGCACTGCAGTTACTCTCCAAGACGTATAAACGAATCCAATTCTTGGACCTAAAAAAGGAGCTAAACAATTCTAATAAAAACATACAGTCGCTAGCCAACCCATTTGAAATAACACTCAaacttttaaatttccatGAATCATCAAAATTAAAGGTACGGGAAATTATGGACCTCTTCTTTGTAGACTACGAATtgattcccttttttataagcGAAAATTATACCAACGTATTTAATGATAATGATAAATCGGCTAGCTctataaataaatggaatGCCTACTCTCAAATATCATACGATTTGGCTTTAGCTGAAAggattaaatataatatgaagACGACCATGGATTTCTCTCTCCTTCCCCACTTCTCTATCCTGTCCTGTGTATGCCCCGTCATGcgaattaaaatgttaaaatcgTTTATGTCTGGCCGAATTAACTTCCCTTCTGCCTTTGGAAAGATCTCcacttttaataaaaataaaaggctACTGAACGAGGTCTGCTTTAACATGTCCTATAAGCTGAACGTCTGCCCAAAGCACATGGTGACCTCCGGCTtcttaaattatatttacgCACAAATCATTTCTCCCCTCCTGAGTAATAACATCCCCAAGGCCATTCAACTAATGGAAGAATATAACGTCACCAAAGAAATGATCACCGAAAATATCCCCTGCTTGAGATTACCCACTCAGGAAAACCTGTATGATAAATTGGACTCTAAAATTAAGGCCTCCTTCACTAGGCTCTACAACGCTTCCCACGTTATTAAGAATGACCCCAACATGATGCGCAAGGGACTCAAGTCCACTGAAAAGAAGAGCTCCTTCAAACTGAATGAGTACGAATCTGATGAGGATATGGATGAGCTCAGCGAAtcgaaggaggagaaggacgaCGACGTGCTCGTTAAGACTAAAGTGGATAAGAAGCCGGCCGCCAAGGGCAAGGCCACCCCTCGCTCCAAGGCCAAGAAGCGTTGA
- a CDS encoding pseudouridine synthetase, putative (encoded by transcript PVX_002580A; Apicoplast targeted protein. Curated by Stuart Ralph, Walter and Eliza Hall Institute of Medical Research, Australia.), whose protein sequence is MVPPQRRNLKECTIAAGEVPIVRLNKIISLEKKMSRRKSDQFIKDGNVKLNNKIVKNPGTHIDVKKDKIKICGKTVNILKTQKMISPNDSSMYKWFVLHKPKGLLCTSDDEKERASIYSLFPQDILDNYRLVSVGRLDRNTSGVLLLTNEYAWVNKLTHPKYQRIRTYRVHIEGAAQMKVLRELAAGVYLPDDDRGGKVKKGMQKGMQKGMQKGMQKGMQKGVPKGIQKGFPTGMQKGFPTQPAFIEILRQETIKVKDQVKRVSVLNISVREGRNRQIRKMFEQINQPVIKIKRTAFENITLKDVFFPKQYRELTPREVSDLKARRF, encoded by the exons ATGGTGCCCCCCCAACGTCGTAACTTAAAGGAGTG CACCATCGCTGCGGGAGAAGTACCCATCGTAAGACTGAACAAGATAATTTccttggagaaaaaaatgtcgaGGAGGAAATCGGACCAATTTATAAAAGATGGCAATGTAAAGCtgaataacaaaattgttaaaaaccCGGGCACACACATCgatgtaaaaaaagataaaataaaaatttgcggAAAAACGGTGAACATTCTcaaaacgcaaaaaatgatCAGCCCAAATGACAGCAGCATGTACAAGTGGTTTGTTCTTCATAAGCCGAAGGGACTCCTATGCACATCCGATGACGAGAAGGAAAGGGCCTCCATCTATTCGCTCTTCCCTCAGGATATACTGGACAACTACCGACTGGTCTCCGTAG gCCGACTCGACCGAAACACCTCCGGCGTGCTCCTCCTCACCAACGAATACGCTTGGGTGAACAAACTGACGCACCCCAAGTACCAGCGAATAAGAACCTACAGGGTGCACATCGAAGGGGCGGCACAAATGAAAGTCCTCAGAGAGCTAGCCGCAGGGGTATATCTGCCGGACGAtgacaggggggggaaagtgaaaaaggggatgcaaaaggggatgcaaaaggggatgcAAAAGGGAATGCAAAAGGGAATGCAAAAGGGAGTGCCAAAAGGCATTCAAAAAGGCTTCCCAACAGGCATGCAAAAGGGCTTCCCAACACAACCGGCATTTATTGAAATACTAAGGCAGGAAACCATCAAAGTAAAAGACCAAGTCAAACGGGTAAGCGTATTAAACATCAGCGTACGTGAGGGACGGAACAGGCAAATTAGAAAAATGTTTGAGCAAATAAACCAGCCGGTGATTAAGATAAAACGGACTGCCTTCGAAAATATAACCCTCAAGGATGTCTTCTTCCCCAAGCAGTATCGAGAGCTCACCCCTCGGGAGGTCTCCGATTTGAAGGCACGCCGCTTCtaa
- a CDS encoding ribosome associated membrane protein RAMP4, putative (encoded by transcript PVX_002585A), protein MDSLQDFVKSLKEKSLYQSFKKVHKKYKFRFLSKMASNRKISQKINAFDNNITHRGNVPASLVKKGKKHPVGPILLVIFVFVVIGSVFIQMLSMIQKSKVFD, encoded by the exons ATGGATAGCCTCCAAGACTTCGTGAAAAGCCTTAAGGAAAAAAGCCTTTACCAATCGTTCAAAAAAGTTCATAAGAAGTACAAGTTTCGTTTTTTAAGCAAG ATGGCGAGCAACAGAAAAATAAGCCAAAAGATTAACGCCTTTGATAACAACATAACGCACCGAGGCAACGTGCCGGCCTCCCTGGtcaagaaggggaagaagcatcCCGTGGGGCCCATTCTTCTCGTAATTTTCGTTTTCGTCGTTATTGGATCGG TTTTCATCCAAATGTTGAGCATGATACAAAAGTCGAAAGTGTTTGACTGA
- a CDS encoding hypothetical protein, conserved (encoded by transcript PVX_002595A) has product MIIIRRMPKVKPPGATIFLSKAAHLKSTYFAGGSSHSRCCYSARRNDDDERGTPKQEATHQTKRNTENKANEKHGDMWSFLAFEKNITFFSVNFYILLAAVLALHFYNKANETNGTSEVDQAMERERKNLLEMEEKRKKLQN; this is encoded by the coding sequence ATGATCATCATCAGGCGCATGCCCAAAGTAAAGCCCCCCGGAGcgaccatttttttaagcaaagcTGCCCACCTCAAGTCCACTTATTTTGCTGGCGGCTCGTCGCATAGCCGCTGCTGCTACTCTGCACGCAGAAATGACGACGACGAAAGGGGGACACCCAAACAAGAGGCAACTCACCAAACGAAACGCAACACGGAAAACAAAGCAAACGAAAAACATGGCGACATGTGGAGCTTCCTAGcctttgaaaaaaacatcacCTTCTTTTCGGTCAATTTTTACATCCTCCTTGCCGCCGTCCTGGCGTTGCACTTTTACAACAAGGCGAACGAAACGAACGGGACCAGCGAAGTCGACCAAGCTATGGAGCGCGAGCGCAAGAATTTGCTCGAAATggaagagaaaagaaaaaaattgcaaaactGA